One Phragmites australis chromosome 23, lpPhrAust1.1, whole genome shotgun sequence DNA window includes the following coding sequences:
- the LOC133906307 gene encoding uncharacterized protein LOC133906307 → MGACVSSSKKRRSQRLCCIYRRYRGKVLSNAPIVRASDVENFTASGEVVHVGTSAATRRRSDGSNVTFHLTQLQWHHSELDTENGNVVCQEEAWFDSVSILGSDSDEDFSSVNGDLPAMSNSAGTQLMQCEDASSIADAIQKLEWIFDGSSVAQAVGQYLKRDSNKMDRSRQADVQDGDRPKIASPEACDVSSGKVEDGKTRNEGIKILTKLRKGEDPCSTLKSFKDGEKAHESIFKSLTPVCTPRHANKVQPLAVASPRGQKKKSAVVRLSFKRQSFEGEQTTEICSSRRYLIRPRAGLLVPQANEKSSEGCWSVLEPSTFKLRGESFFKDKKKSPAPGSSPYTPIGVDIFMSPRKIHHIAQHIELPSVKSNEKIPSLLIVNIQMPTYPAAMFLGDSDGEGINLVLYFKLNDNFEKEISPQFHDSIKRLVNDEIEKVKGFPLDSTVPYRERLKILAGLVNPDDMNLSSAERKLVQAYNEKPVLSRPQHSFYVGSNYLEIDLDVHRFSFISRKGLEAFRERLKHGVIDLGLTIQAQKQEELPEHVLCSVRLNKIDFLDNGQIPTLLPCDDD, encoded by the exons ATGGGTGCCTGCGTATCTTCAAGCAAAAAGCGGAGATCGCAAAGATTGTGCTGTATATATAGGCGTTACCGCGGAAAGGTTTTAAGCAATGCGCCTATAGTACGCGCCAGCGATGTGGAGAACTTCACTGCTTCTGGAGAAGTTGTCCATGTAGGAACTTCTGCAGCCACTCGGCGGAGATCCGATGGCTCGAACGTTACATTCCACCTCACACAATTGCAGTGGCATCACAGTGAGCTGGACACAGAGAATGGAAATG TTGTGTGTCAAGAAGAAGCATGGTTCGATTCTGTCAGTATTTTGGGGTCTGACTCTGATGAAGACTTCAGTAGCGTCAATGGAG ACCTCCCTGCTATGTCAAATTCAGCAGGCACACAATTAATGCAGTGTGAAGATGCTTCATCCATCGCTGATGCCATCCAGAAGCTTGAGTGGATTTTTGACGGTTCTAGTGTTGCTCAAGCTGTTGGACAGTACCTGAAAAGAGATTCAAACAAAATGGATAGATCAAGGCAAGCTGATGTTCAAGATGGAGATAGGCCTAAAATTGCAAGCCCGGAAGCATGTGATGTCTCTAGTGGAAAGGTTGAGGACGGGAAGACAAGAAATGAGGGTATAAAAATTCTTACAAAACTTAGAAAAGGCGAGGATCCATGTAGTACCTTGAAATCTTTCAAAGATGGAGAAAAAGCTCATGAAAGCATCTTCAAAAGTTTGACACCAGTGTGCACGCCTCGTCACGCTAACAAAGTCCAGCCGTTGGCAGTAGCAAGTCCGCGGGGCCAAAAGAAGAAATCAGCAGTTGTAAGGCTTTCTTTCAAGAGGCAATCTTTTGAAGGAGAGCAAACTACTGAAATAT GTTCCTCTAGGAGGTACTTGATCCGTCCAAGAGCTGGATTATTGGTTCCTCAAGCCAATGAGAAAAGTTCAGAAGGTTGTTGGTCTGTGCTTGAGCCTTCCACCTTCAAACTGCGCGGGGAAAGCTTTTTTAA GGACAAAAAGAAGTCTCCAGCTCCAGGTAGTTCTCCATACACTCCAATTGGTGTCGACATATTCATGTCCCCAAGGAAAATACACCACATTGCTCAGCATATTGAACTTCCATCTGTAAAGTCAAATGAGAAAATTCCTTCCCTACTTATCGTAAACATTCAG ATGCCTACATATCCTGCTGCTATGTTCCTTGGTGATAGTGACGGGGAAGGGATCAATCTAGTGCTTTATTTCAAACTGAATGATAACTTCGAGAAAGAGATTTCTCCTCAGTTTCATGACAGCATCAAG AGACTTGTAAATGATGAGATAGAAAAGGTGAAGGGTTTCCCATTAGACTCAACAGTCCCTTACAGAGAAAGATTGAAAATATTGGCAGGGTTGGTTAACCCAGATGACATGAATCTGAGTTCTGCGGAGAGGAAGCTTGTGCAGGCTTACAATGAAAAGCCAGTCCTTTCAAGGCCTCAACACAGCTTTTATGTG GGATCAAATTACTTGGAGATAGACCTTGATGTGCACCGATTTAGCTTCATCTCAAGGAAAGGGCTCGAAGCGTTCCGAGAACGATTGAAGCATGGTGTAATTGATCTCGGTCTAACCATACAG GCCCAGAAGCAGGAGGAGCTTCCCGAACATGTATTGTGCAGTGTAAGGCTAAACAAAATTGATTTTCTTGATAATGGGCAAATACCGACGCTCTTGCCTTGTGACGACGACTGA